The Juglans regia cultivar Chandler chromosome 1, Walnut 2.0, whole genome shotgun sequence nucleotide sequence ttatcatctttaattTGGAGGCATTTCTCGGTAAGCTGTAGAAGGGCTTCCTCTTGGTTGACCACCTTAGACCAAGTTGCAGTCTCCCTAGCTGTCATCTTATCTTGCAAACACTTGGACTGTCTGACCAGCCTTCTCATATTCTCCATATTAGGAGACATGTTCTTGATGACTGCTGCCAGGAAACTCACTTTCCAAGCCTTTTTAAGGTCGTGGGGTTTCCTGTAAGGAGGCGGCCCATGTTCCTGAGAGATTCCTTGTTCACCCCACCAAAGCTCTTTCCCAGTAGGCCACGAAGGAGGAGGTAAGCCCCTCTCTAGGGGAAATCTCCATTGAGGAGGGACGCAGTGTTGTATGAGGGCAGAAAGAAGGGACCCCAAAGTAGTATCTTGCAAATCAAGAAGGAGAGGCAAATAGGAACTTGGATCTGATTGATCATGAGCTGCTTGCCCCAACACTGCCAAGAACTCAGCAATGGCGAGAGGAGAATTCTGATCGAACCGGACTTTTTCTTTCCACCACTCGCGTAAACTATCAGACGAGCCCGTAACAGGCTTTCCTTTCTCTGGGACTATACCATAAACGAAACCTCGAGCTTTACAAACTTCCATGATCTTCACCATGTACTTGAGGATAGAATCTTGTGCTCTTGACATCTTCTTTCGACGAGATGCCTGATCATGTTTTGCCGACTACTCGGGCTCTTCTTTGTCACGCTTTTCCTTGAGCGTTTGTAACCGTATCTGGTCCTTCCACATGCGCTTCTTGAGCTCATCGTAGCTGATATTATCTGCTTCATCTTCTTCTAGCAGTTCACTAGCACTTTCAGGATTAATTTCTCCGAGGATTTCCACCATGTTAATT carries:
- the LOC109013290 gene encoding ETHYLENE INSENSITIVE 3-like 5 protein — its product is MSRAQDSILKYMVKIMEVCKARGFVYGIVPEKGKPVTGSSDSLREWWKEKVRFDQNSPLAIAEFLAVLGQAAHDQSDPSSYLPLLLDLQDTTLGSLLSALIQHCVPPQWRFPLERGLPPPSWPTGKELWWGEQGISQEHGPPPYRKPHDLKKAWKVSFLAAVIKNMSPNMENMRRLVRQSKCLQDKMTARETATWSKVVNQEEALLQLTEKCLQIKDDKNRTEEEVDRSSLTLHKGKHFFVNDSSYLHTSEKRKRMLDPHRFSVKALYTLQNSARSQSEISLGSVDKNSSTDHESQYVYRTTEGDYNQENNGKHLGFARDIPFYDRPFNDDTHLISLPDWMNMEIAQANKNSTATEVEVGEVSVSTIQGDYASYWRSGGIEDIALDGAFQIQRGNVDLNPNPSEEISHDQAATSIWDLGLEWNKS